Proteins from one Roseofilum reptotaenium CS-1145 genomic window:
- a CDS encoding STAS domain-containing protein encodes MEQRTHETEDGTTVIVLTPTGRLDITTAWQFRLKLQECISKLSRHVVVNLGQVNFIDSSGLTSLVAGMRDAEKVKGSFRICNVHPEAKLVFEVTMMDSVFEIFETENDALEGVPRVAG; translated from the coding sequence ATGGAGCAAAGAACACACGAAACGGAAGATGGAACAACAGTTATTGTTTTAACGCCAACTGGACGTTTAGATATCACTACAGCCTGGCAATTTCGTTTGAAACTACAGGAATGTATTTCTAAGCTCAGTAGGCATGTGGTGGTAAATCTGGGTCAAGTAAACTTTATTGATAGCTCAGGCCTAACGTCTTTGGTCGCTGGGATGCGGGATGCGGAGAAGGTTAAAGGATCTTTTCGCATCTGTAATGTTCATCCGGAAGCTAAGTTGGTGTTTGAAGTGACGATGATGGATTCTGTATTTGAAATTTTTGAAACAGAAAATGATGCACTAGAAGGGGTTCCCAGGGTTGCAGGATAA
- the psb29 gene encoding photosystem II biogenesis protein Psp29 → MNTVRTVSDTKRAFYTNHTRPINSIYRRVVEELMVEMHLLSVNVDFEYDPIYALGVVSSFDQFMEGYSPEGEKASIFAALCQALESDVNVYRAEAQQAQEQIKDWSGEAVVALVCDPHQGDGADALRGRLKAIADNPKFKYSRLFAIGLYTLVSTVDSERLQTEESRNQTLEKIAQGLGLSLEKLQKDIELYRSNLEKVKQAQAVMKDILEAGRKKRQERALQKEEERE, encoded by the coding sequence GTGAATACTGTCCGCACTGTTTCCGATACTAAGCGAGCGTTTTATACTAACCATACCCGGCCCATTAATTCTATCTACCGCCGTGTGGTGGAAGAATTGATGGTAGAGATGCATTTGCTGTCGGTCAATGTGGACTTTGAGTATGACCCCATTTATGCTCTTGGGGTTGTTTCGTCCTTTGACCAATTTATGGAGGGATATTCACCAGAGGGTGAAAAAGCATCTATTTTTGCAGCGTTGTGTCAAGCATTGGAGAGCGATGTCAATGTTTATCGGGCAGAGGCTCAACAGGCTCAGGAACAGATTAAGGATTGGTCTGGAGAGGCTGTGGTTGCTCTGGTTTGCGATCCGCATCAGGGTGATGGTGCGGATGCTCTGCGAGGGCGCTTGAAGGCGATCGCCGATAATCCTAAGTTTAAATATAGTCGTTTGTTTGCGATTGGTTTGTATACGCTCGTCTCTACGGTTGATTCTGAACGACTCCAAACTGAGGAGAGTCGTAACCAAACGTTGGAAAAGATTGCCCAGGGATTGGGACTTTCTTTGGAGAAATTGCAAAAGGATATTGAATTGTATCGGTCGAATTTGGAAAAGGTGAAGCAAGCTCAGGCAGTCATGAAGGATATTTTGGAGGCTGGACGTAAAAAACGCCAAGAGCGAGCTTTGCAAAAAGAGGAAGAAAGGGAATAG
- a CDS encoding cytosine deaminase — MTSHNILEGKGYWLSNAQVPLSLFLPKHCPPTVTPNSEKLVQVEICIEEGMITKICASGDRPPSHENDVYDMKGGQVWPTFVDIHTHLDKGHIWHRSPNLDGTFEGAIAASGEDGDRYWTAEDLYRRMNFALKCSYAHGTQAIRTHLDLRGEETEVTWDVFQALREEWQGKLELQAVSLSTLDELCTPEGQQLADRLAEIGGILGGMPLMNPNLDSKLRHVFSLAKERNLDLDFHTDENLHPEACTLYHVANTAQKYEFEGHITCGHCCSLAVQTPEIVQETLKAVKAANIAIVSLPMCNLYLQDRQPGKTPTYRGVTLIQEMQKMGISVMFASDNCRDPFFAFGDHDMLEVFNQSVRIAHLDIPYGNWPQAVTTIPGKIMKLPNPVAIAVGLPANLILFKGRRFTELLARSQHDRIVLRNGKPIDTTLPDYAELDKL, encoded by the coding sequence ATGACTTCTCACAATATTCTAGAGGGCAAAGGTTACTGGCTCTCTAATGCCCAAGTTCCTCTGTCTTTGTTTCTGCCCAAACATTGCCCTCCTACGGTTACACCTAATTCAGAAAAATTGGTGCAGGTGGAGATCTGTATTGAAGAGGGCATGATTACTAAAATTTGTGCCAGTGGCGATCGCCCCCCAAGCCATGAAAATGATGTCTATGATATGAAGGGAGGTCAAGTCTGGCCGACTTTTGTTGATATCCATACTCATCTGGATAAGGGCCATATTTGGCATCGTAGCCCTAACCTTGATGGTACATTCGAGGGGGCGATCGCTGCTTCTGGAGAAGATGGAGATCGCTATTGGACGGCCGAAGATCTCTATCGGCGTATGAATTTTGCCCTAAAGTGTAGTTATGCCCACGGAACTCAAGCTATCCGCACCCATCTCGACTTGAGAGGTGAAGAAACTGAAGTAACTTGGGACGTTTTTCAGGCTCTTCGGGAAGAATGGCAAGGGAAACTTGAATTACAAGCAGTGAGCTTAAGCACGTTAGATGAGTTATGTACTCCAGAAGGACAACAGTTAGCGGATCGCTTGGCAGAAATAGGCGGAATTCTAGGGGGAATGCCCCTCATGAATCCTAATCTTGACAGTAAACTTCGCCATGTATTTTCTTTAGCAAAAGAGCGTAATTTAGACCTCGATTTTCATACCGATGAAAATCTACATCCAGAGGCCTGTACCCTTTATCATGTGGCCAATACAGCACAGAAATATGAATTTGAAGGTCACATTACCTGCGGTCATTGTTGCAGTTTAGCCGTACAAACTCCAGAAATTGTCCAAGAAACCCTAAAAGCAGTAAAAGCGGCGAACATTGCCATTGTCAGCTTACCCATGTGTAACCTCTACCTGCAAGATAGGCAACCGGGAAAAACTCCCACTTATCGAGGGGTGACTTTAATTCAAGAGATGCAAAAAATGGGAATTTCCGTAATGTTCGCCTCTGATAATTGTCGCGATCCATTTTTTGCCTTTGGCGATCATGACATGCTAGAAGTCTTTAATCAAAGTGTGCGAATTGCCCATTTAGATATTCCTTATGGCAACTGGCCGCAAGCAGTCACCACAATTCCAGGTAAAATTATGAAGTTACCTAATCCAGTAGCGATCGCTGTCGGTTTACCTGCTAACTTAATTCTCTTCAAAGGACGGCGATTTACTGAACTTTTAGCCCGTTCCCAACATGACCGTATTGTATTGCGTAATGGTAAACCCATTGATACAACTTTACCCGACTATGCCGAATTGGATAAGCTCTGA
- a CDS encoding dienelactone hydrolase family protein: MTNQDLIISTLDGGNFSAYVSEPPEGNGPGLIVIQEIFGVNAIMRQIADEYASLGYLAVVPDLFWRLEPNIELEPDNQEDLAKAFSLYEQFNEDQGVDDLIATLEAVKALPSCSGKVGTLGFCLGGKLAYLMATRSLADCNISYYGVGIDNNLHEQEQIKTPLMLHLAELDEYVSPDAQTQMISSLQDHPQVILHRYLGVNHGFSRVNSTAYVSEIAQQAGDRTLQFLQQHLKP; encoded by the coding sequence ATGACAAACCAAGACCTAATCATATCTACCCTTGATGGCGGTAACTTTAGCGCCTATGTCTCTGAACCCCCTGAAGGAAACGGCCCAGGATTAATCGTCATCCAAGAAATTTTTGGGGTGAATGCTATCATGCGTCAGATAGCAGATGAGTACGCTAGTTTGGGCTATCTGGCTGTAGTTCCCGATTTGTTTTGGCGACTCGAACCCAACATTGAGCTAGAACCTGACAATCAAGAAGATTTAGCTAAAGCCTTTAGTCTTTACGAGCAGTTTAATGAAGATCAAGGCGTAGACGATCTGATCGCTACCTTAGAAGCAGTCAAAGCCTTACCGAGTTGTAGCGGTAAAGTCGGAACCCTAGGATTTTGTCTGGGGGGAAAACTGGCCTATTTAATGGCCACGCGATCGCTGGCTGATTGTAATATCTCCTATTATGGGGTGGGTATTGATAACAATCTCCATGAACAAGAGCAGATTAAAACCCCCCTGATGCTTCACCTAGCAGAATTGGATGAATATGTCAGTCCCGATGCCCAAACTCAAATGATCTCTAGTCTCCAAGACCATCCTCAAGTTATTCTACATCGCTACTTAGGTGTAAATCATGGCTTTAGTCGGGTGAACTCCACTGCCTATGTTAGCGAAATCGCTCAACAAGCGGGCGATCGCACTCTACAATTCTTGCAGCAACATCTAAAACCGTGA